The Streptomyces sp. NBC_00670 genome window below encodes:
- a CDS encoding DUF5709 domain-containing protein produces MSSADGWGDDVYQPDGSEIQEDSGLLDVEDTLETDGVDDPLDRGWSPPERPWAVEHRGVTAAERRRGETLEQRLAEELPDPVPVDGDGIGDAPDSDGEPVDNEVGTARSGRLVAPDEGAHEDGESGLIATDVGIDGAAASAEEAAVHVVDEDSAPYA; encoded by the coding sequence GTGTCCAGCGCCGACGGATGGGGGGACGACGTCTACCAGCCCGACGGATCCGAGATCCAGGAGGACTCGGGGCTCCTCGACGTCGAGGACACCCTGGAGACCGACGGAGTGGACGACCCGCTCGACCGGGGCTGGTCGCCCCCGGAGCGGCCCTGGGCGGTGGAGCACCGGGGAGTGACCGCGGCGGAGCGCCGGCGGGGCGAGACGCTGGAGCAGCGTCTGGCCGAGGAGCTGCCCGACCCGGTGCCCGTGGACGGCGACGGCATCGGTGACGCACCGGACAGCGACGGTGAGCCCGTCGACAACGAGGTGGGCACTGCCCGTTCCGGCCGGCTGGTGGCGCCCGACGAGGGCGCGCACGAGGACGGGGAGAGCGGGCTGATCGCCACGGACGTCGGCATCGACGGTGCCGCGGCGTCCGCGGAGGAGGCGGCGGTGCACGTCGTCGACGAGGACTCCGCCCCGTATGCCTGA
- a CDS encoding DUF6397 family protein: MSGKTMTLNDTPTSVSHAHPERALAAAPGTTVTFARAARELQLRRGEFDLAVRLGRIRTAPDEGGGGEDRRVPREEIERLRAEPGFPEALRERVRAVGTREGAALMGVTVARFTRFARLGLVVPVTFYLNRYRAVVWLYLAEEIRRFAADEAHAPLLTGRTPEGLRDQLAAGLDLRPRNWRGRHLGFLLRRTENPWRRAAAMASLLDPLLVAELVPDPYERAHLNRHRPDRSAPVVAESPAARITADVMTAGDPDEIDWLRACLEQELAAARRHRPAPRPAASLPRAQPHGTPPQARHGRRPDDPEQARRRQLLRWPGRGRARPDGTVPRGRERSGAPATTP; this comes from the coding sequence ATGTCCGGCAAAACCATGACGCTCAACGACACGCCCACGTCCGTCTCACACGCGCACCCGGAACGCGCACTTGCCGCAGCACCGGGCACCACCGTGACGTTCGCCCGGGCCGCCCGGGAACTGCAGTTGCGGCGCGGCGAGTTCGACCTGGCCGTGCGGCTCGGACGCATCCGCACCGCGCCCGACGAGGGAGGCGGGGGCGAGGACCGCCGGGTGCCCCGGGAGGAGATCGAGCGGCTGCGCGCCGAGCCGGGCTTCCCCGAGGCGCTGCGGGAACGCGTACGCGCCGTCGGCACCCGTGAGGGCGCCGCACTGATGGGGGTGACGGTGGCGCGGTTCACCCGGTTCGCCCGCTTGGGCCTGGTCGTCCCGGTGACGTTCTACCTCAACCGCTACCGGGCCGTGGTCTGGCTGTACCTGGCCGAGGAGATCCGGCGGTTCGCCGCCGACGAGGCCCACGCCCCGCTGCTGACCGGCCGCACTCCGGAAGGACTGCGCGACCAACTGGCGGCCGGCCTGGACCTGCGGCCCCGCAACTGGCGCGGCAGGCACCTCGGGTTCCTGCTGCGCCGGACCGAGAACCCGTGGCGGCGGGCGGCCGCGATGGCCTCCCTGCTCGATCCCCTCCTCGTGGCGGAGCTGGTGCCGGACCCCTACGAACGGGCGCACCTCAACCGCCACCGGCCCGACCGGTCCGCCCCTGTCGTCGCGGAGTCGCCGGCGGCCCGCATCACCGCGGACGTCATGACCGCCGGCGATCCCGATGAGATCGACTGGCTCCGGGCCTGCCTGGAGCAGGAGCTCGCCGCCGCGCGGCGCCACCGGCCCGCCCCCCGTCCCGCTGCGTCGCTGCCGCGCGCACAGCCGCACGGGACGCCACCGCAAGCCCGGCACGGGCGGCGTCCGGACGACCCGGAGCAGGCGCGGCGACGGCAGCTGCTGCGCTGGCCGGGGCGCGGCCGCGCCCGTCCCGACGGGACGGTGCCCCGGGGGAGGGAACGGAGCGGCGCACCGGCTACAACGCCCTGA
- a CDS encoding toxin-antitoxin system HicB family antitoxin, whose amino-acid sequence MDLTPYVDTLRRELAVAAEAGGEDARELAERLTAPLESATRLTMLNVLSAAMDEITRELAPGSVDVRLRGLDPDFVVTPPPVDVVAAKSAFTHAEPLKAPAPVEGDEGGTARVNLRLPAHLKARAEEAAAHEGLSVNAWLVRAVSAAVDGGARPRTSERAHAVGQSFTGWVR is encoded by the coding sequence ATGGACCTCACTCCCTACGTCGACACTCTCCGCCGTGAACTCGCGGTGGCCGCCGAGGCCGGCGGAGAAGACGCCCGCGAGCTGGCCGAGCGGCTCACCGCTCCCCTGGAGTCGGCGACCCGTCTGACCATGCTCAACGTGCTCTCGGCCGCGATGGACGAGATCACACGGGAGCTCGCCCCCGGCTCGGTCGACGTACGGCTGCGCGGACTGGATCCCGACTTCGTGGTCACGCCGCCGCCCGTCGACGTCGTCGCCGCGAAGTCGGCCTTCACCCATGCCGAACCGCTCAAGGCGCCGGCGCCCGTGGAAGGCGACGAGGGTGGCACCGCCCGCGTCAACCTGCGCCTGCCGGCCCACCTCAAGGCGCGCGCCGAGGAGGCCGCGGCCCACGAGGGGCTGTCGGTCAACGCCTGGCTGGTCCGGGCCGTGTCGGCGGCGGTCGACGGCGGCGCGCGGCCGCGTACGTCGGAGAGGGCCCACGCCGTCGGACAGAGCTTCACGGGCTGGGTGCGCTAG
- a CDS encoding acyl-CoA thioesterase has protein sequence MTTNPAERLVDLLDLEQIEVNIFRGRSPQESLQRVFGGQVAGQALVAAGRTTDGERPVHSLHAYFLRPGIPGVPIVYQVERSRDGRSFTTRRVTAVQQGRTIFTLTASFHKPEQGGFEHQLPPAREVPDPESLPTVSQEVREHLGAVPETLERMARRQPFDIRYVERLRWTSEEVKDAEPRSAVWMRAVGPLGDDPLVHTCALTYASDMTLLDAVRLPVEPLWGPRGFDMASLDHAMWFHRPFRADEWFLYDQESPIAVGGRGLARGRIYDRQGQMLVSVVQEGLFRAL, from the coding sequence ATGACCACGAACCCGGCGGAGCGACTCGTCGACCTGCTCGATCTGGAGCAGATCGAGGTCAACATCTTCCGCGGCCGCAGCCCCCAGGAGTCCCTGCAGCGGGTCTTCGGCGGCCAGGTGGCCGGCCAGGCGCTGGTCGCGGCGGGCCGCACCACCGACGGCGAGCGCCCGGTGCACTCGCTGCACGCGTACTTCCTGCGCCCGGGAATTCCCGGGGTGCCGATCGTGTACCAGGTCGAACGTTCCCGTGACGGGCGGTCCTTCACGACCCGCCGGGTCACGGCCGTGCAGCAGGGCCGCACGATCTTCACGCTGACCGCCTCCTTCCACAAGCCGGAACAGGGAGGTTTCGAGCACCAGCTGCCTCCGGCGCGCGAGGTGCCGGACCCCGAGTCGCTGCCGACGGTGTCGCAGGAGGTCAGGGAGCACCTCGGCGCGGTGCCCGAGACGCTGGAACGGATGGCCCGGCGGCAGCCGTTCGACATCCGCTACGTGGAGCGGCTGCGCTGGACGTCCGAGGAGGTCAAGGACGCCGAACCGCGCAGCGCGGTGTGGATGCGGGCCGTCGGGCCGCTGGGTGACGACCCTCTCGTGCACACCTGCGCGCTGACGTACGCGAGCGACATGACGCTGCTGGACGCCGTCCGCCTGCCCGTCGAACCACTGTGGGGGCCACGCGGCTTCGACATGGCGTCGCTGGATCACGCCATGTGGTTCCACCGTCCCTTCCGCGCGGACGAGTGGTTCCTCTACGACCAGGAGTCGCCGATCGCGGTGGGCGGCCGGGGACTGGCCCGCGGGCGCATCTACGACCGTCAGGGGCAGATGCTGGTGTCGGTGGTCCAGGAAGGGCTGTTCAGGGCGTTGTAG
- a CDS encoding roadblock/LC7 domain-containing protein, whose protein sequence is MAYDKRLGWLLDDLTQRVEYVRHALVLSNDGLVTSTSTGLRREDAEHLAAVSSGLHSLAKGSGRYFGAGGVRQTVIEFDDAVLFVTSAGESSCLCVLSAAEADVGRLAYEMTLLVNRVGEHLGVDTRGPERPPDTAY, encoded by the coding sequence ATGGCGTACGACAAGAGGCTCGGCTGGCTGCTCGACGACCTGACCCAACGTGTCGAATACGTGCGCCACGCACTGGTGTTGTCCAACGACGGGCTGGTGACCAGTACGAGCACGGGGTTACGACGGGAGGACGCCGAGCACCTGGCGGCAGTGTCCTCGGGGCTGCACAGTCTGGCCAAGGGGTCCGGGCGGTACTTCGGTGCGGGCGGTGTACGGCAGACCGTGATCGAGTTCGACGACGCCGTCCTGTTCGTGACCTCGGCCGGCGAAAGCAGCTGCCTGTGCGTCCTGAGCGCCGCCGAGGCCGACGTCGGGCGCCTCGCCTACGAGATGACGCTGCTCGTCAACCGCGTCGGCGAACACCTCGGCGTCGACACCCGGGGGCCGGAGCGCCCGCCCGACACCGCGTACTGA
- a CDS encoding DEAD/DEAH box helicase: MTLIDQLPRTADPDALYEAFESWVGERGLTLYPHQEEALIEVVSGANVIVSTPTGSGKSMIAAGAHFAALAKDEVTFYTAPIKALVSEKFFELCKLFGTENVGMLTGDASVNADAPVICCTAEVLASIALRDGRQADVGQVVMDEFHFYAEGDRGWAWQIPILELPQAQFILMSATLGDVSFFEKDLTRRTGRPTAVVRSATRPVPLSYEYRYTPLTETLTDLLAGRQAPVYIVHFTQAQAVERAQALMSINMCTREEKEQIAELIGSFRFTTKFGRNLSRYVRHGIGVHHAGMLPKYRRLVEKLAQAGLLKVICGTDTLGVGVNVPIRTVLFTALTKYDGSRVRTLRAREFHQIAGRAGRAGYDTAGFVVAQAPEHVIENEKALAKAGDDPKKRRKVVRKKAPEGFVSWTEKTFEKLIDSQPEPLTSRFRVTHTMLLSVIARPGNAFEAMRHLLEDNHEPRKQQLRHIRRAIAIYRSLLDGGIVEKLDEPDPTGRIVRLTVDLQQDFALNQPLSTFALAAFELLDPESPSYALDMVSVVESTLDDPRQILAAQQNKARGEAVAAMKADGVEYEERMERLQEVTYPKPLEELLFHAYHTYRKSHPWVGDHPLSPKSVVRDMFERALSFTEFVSFYELARTEGIVLRYLASAFKALDHTVPDDLKSDDLEDLIAWLGEMVRQVDSSLLDEWEQLANPEEMTAEQAQEKADQVKPVTANARAFRVLVRNAMFRRVELAALDQVEELGELDAETGWDADAWGEAMDKYWDEYEELGTGPDARGPRLLMIEEDPGAGIWRVRQAFADPNGDHDWGISAEVDLTASDAEGRAVIRVTDVGQL; encoded by the coding sequence GTGACCCTTATCGATCAGCTCCCGCGGACCGCCGACCCCGATGCCCTCTACGAAGCCTTCGAGTCGTGGGTCGGGGAACGGGGTCTGACCCTCTACCCGCACCAGGAGGAGGCGCTGATCGAGGTGGTCTCGGGTGCGAACGTGATCGTCTCCACCCCGACGGGCTCGGGCAAGAGCATGATCGCCGCGGGGGCGCACTTCGCGGCGCTCGCCAAAGACGAGGTCACGTTCTACACCGCGCCGATCAAGGCGCTGGTGTCGGAGAAGTTCTTCGAGCTGTGCAAGCTGTTCGGCACCGAGAACGTCGGCATGCTCACCGGTGACGCCTCCGTCAACGCCGACGCCCCCGTCATCTGCTGCACGGCCGAGGTGCTGGCGTCCATCGCGCTGCGCGACGGCCGGCAGGCGGACGTCGGCCAGGTGGTGATGGACGAGTTCCACTTCTACGCGGAGGGCGACCGCGGCTGGGCCTGGCAGATCCCGATCCTGGAGCTGCCGCAGGCCCAGTTCATCCTGATGTCGGCGACGCTCGGCGACGTCTCCTTCTTCGAGAAGGACCTCACCCGCCGCACCGGCCGCCCCACCGCGGTGGTCCGTTCGGCGACCCGTCCGGTGCCGCTGTCGTACGAGTACCGCTACACCCCGCTGACCGAGACGCTCACCGACCTGCTGGCGGGCCGGCAGGCGCCGGTGTACATCGTCCACTTCACCCAAGCGCAGGCCGTGGAGCGGGCGCAGGCGTTGATGAGCATCAACATGTGCACCCGGGAGGAGAAGGAGCAGATCGCCGAGCTGATCGGCAGCTTCCGTTTCACCACCAAGTTCGGCCGCAACCTCTCCCGCTATGTACGCCACGGCATCGGTGTGCACCACGCCGGCATGCTGCCCAAGTACCGGCGGCTCGTCGAGAAGCTCGCCCAGGCCGGTCTGCTGAAGGTCATCTGCGGCACCGACACCCTGGGCGTGGGCGTCAACGTGCCCATCCGGACCGTGCTGTTCACGGCGCTGACGAAGTACGACGGCAGCCGGGTGCGGACCCTGCGCGCACGTGAGTTCCACCAGATCGCGGGCCGCGCGGGGCGGGCGGGGTACGACACGGCCGGCTTCGTCGTCGCGCAGGCGCCCGAGCACGTCATCGAGAACGAGAAGGCGCTCGCCAAGGCCGGTGACGACCCGAAGAAGCGCCGCAAGGTGGTGCGCAAGAAGGCACCCGAGGGGTTCGTCAGCTGGACCGAGAAGACCTTCGAGAAGCTCATCGACTCGCAGCCGGAACCGCTCACCTCCCGCTTCCGGGTGACGCACACGATGCTGCTGTCGGTGATCGCCCGTCCCGGCAACGCGTTCGAGGCGATGCGCCATCTGCTGGAGGACAACCACGAGCCGCGCAAGCAGCAGCTGCGGCACATCCGGCGGGCCATCGCCATCTACCGGTCGCTGCTGGACGGCGGCATCGTCGAGAAGCTCGACGAGCCGGACCCCACCGGGCGGATCGTGCGGCTCACGGTCGACCTTCAGCAGGACTTCGCGCTCAACCAGCCGCTGTCGACGTTCGCGCTCGCCGCCTTCGAGCTGCTGGACCCCGAGTCGCCGTCCTACGCGCTCGACATGGTCTCCGTCGTGGAGTCCACCTTGGACGACCCGCGGCAGATCCTCGCCGCCCAGCAGAACAAGGCGCGCGGCGAGGCCGTGGCGGCGATGAAGGCGGACGGCGTCGAGTACGAGGAGCGGATGGAGCGGCTCCAGGAAGTGACGTACCCCAAGCCGCTGGAGGAGCTGCTCTTCCACGCCTACCACACGTACCGCAAGAGCCACCCGTGGGTGGGCGACCATCCGCTGTCGCCGAAGTCCGTCGTCCGGGACATGTTCGAGCGGGCCCTCTCCTTCACGGAGTTCGTGTCGTTCTACGAGCTCGCCCGCACCGAGGGCATCGTGCTGCGCTATCTCGCCAGCGCCTTCAAGGCCCTCGACCACACCGTCCCCGACGATCTGAAGTCCGACGACCTCGAGGACCTGATCGCCTGGCTGGGCGAGATGGTGCGTCAGGTCGACTCCAGCCTGCTGGACGAGTGGGAGCAACTCGCCAACCCCGAGGAGATGACCGCCGAGCAGGCCCAGGAGAAGGCCGACCAGGTCAAGCCGGTCACCGCCAACGCCCGCGCCTTCCGGGTGCTGGTCCGCAACGCCATGTTCCGCCGGGTCGAACTGGCCGCGCTGGACCAGGTCGAGGAACTGGGCGAGCTGGACGCCGAGACCGGCTGGGACGCGGACGCCTGGGGCGAGGCGATGGACAAGTACTGGGACGAGTACGAGGAGCTGGGCACCGGTCCCGATGCCCGCGGCCCCCGTCTGCTGATGATCGAGGAGGACCCGGGTGCCGGGATCTGGCGGGTCCGCCAGGCCTTCGCCGACCCCAACGGCGACCACGACTGGGGCATCAGCGCCGAGGTCGACCTGACGGCCTCGGACGCCGAGGGCCGCGCCGTCATCCGGGTCACCGACGTCGGCCAGCTGTGA
- a CDS encoding metal-dependent hydrolase: protein MMGPAHSLSGAAAWLGVGAATAAAGHPMPWPVLLVGALICAGAALAPDLDHKAATISRAFGPLSRWLCEIVDTLSHTVYQGTRKKGDPRRSGGHRTLTHTWLWAVLIGGGTSVLAITGGRWAVLGILFVHMVLAIEGLLWRAARGSSSDVLVWLLAATSAWILAGILDEPGKGSDWLFTAPGQEYLWLGLPIVLGALVHDIGDALTVSGCPILWPIPVGRKRWYPVGPPKAMRFRAGSWVELKVLMPAFMVLGGVGGAAALNYI, encoded by the coding sequence ATGATGGGACCAGCGCACTCACTGTCGGGGGCGGCGGCCTGGCTCGGCGTCGGCGCGGCGACGGCCGCGGCCGGGCATCCGATGCCCTGGCCGGTGCTGCTGGTCGGCGCCCTGATCTGCGCGGGGGCCGCGCTGGCCCCCGATCTGGACCACAAGGCGGCCACCATCTCGAGGGCGTTCGGCCCCCTGTCCCGCTGGCTGTGCGAAATCGTCGACACGCTGTCCCACACCGTCTACCAGGGCACGAGGAAGAAGGGTGACCCGAGGCGCTCGGGCGGTCACCGCACGTTGACGCACACCTGGCTCTGGGCCGTGTTGATCGGTGGTGGCACCTCCGTCCTCGCCATCACGGGCGGTCGCTGGGCCGTGCTGGGCATCCTCTTCGTGCACATGGTGCTGGCCATCGAGGGCCTGCTGTGGCGGGCGGCGCGCGGGTCCAGCAGTGACGTCCTGGTGTGGCTGCTGGCCGCGACGAGCGCGTGGATCCTCGCGGGCATCCTCGACGAGCCGGGCAAGGGCTCGGACTGGCTGTTCACGGCGCCGGGCCAGGAGTACCTGTGGTTGGGACTGCCGATCGTGCTCGGCGCGCTGGTGCACGACATCGGGGACGCCCTGACGGTCTCCGGCTGCCCGATCCTGTGGCCGATACCGGTGGGCCGCAAGCGCTGGTATCCGGTGGGTCCGCCGAAGGCGATGCGGTTCCGTGCGGGCAGCTGGGTGGAGCTGAAGGTGCTCATGCCGGCGTTCATGGTGCTCGGCGGGGTCGGCGGCGCGGCGGCACTCAACTACATCTGA